A window of the Streptomyces albireticuli genome harbors these coding sequences:
- a CDS encoding response regulator transcription factor yields the protein MPIKVLICDQLPLMRDGLRTLLGSLPDIDVVATTDSAMETVVLTRTQRPDVVLIGFAELEPALDLIRRLGVEDHPRDNPPHAVVFHSDYTDAMVADLLCAGAKGLVNRDATSDEVIAATRTAARGRTVLGPELVDRLVDWFRERGAAPRADERPEVGGLTRREREVLQLIGRGMSIDDVAGELYIGISTVRTHLHRIRHKLDLKDRAQLVAFAYQTGLMREAA from the coding sequence GTGCCCATCAAAGTCCTGATCTGTGACCAGCTCCCCCTCATGCGCGACGGCTTGCGCACCCTGCTCGGCTCCCTGCCCGACATCGACGTGGTCGCGACGACCGACAGCGCCATGGAGACCGTGGTCCTCACCCGTACCCAGCGCCCGGACGTCGTACTGATCGGCTTCGCCGAGCTCGAACCCGCCCTGGACCTGATCCGCCGGCTCGGCGTCGAGGACCACCCCCGCGACAACCCCCCGCACGCGGTCGTCTTCCACTCCGATTACACCGACGCCATGGTCGCCGACCTGCTGTGCGCCGGCGCCAAGGGGCTCGTCAACCGGGACGCCACCAGCGACGAAGTGATCGCCGCGACCCGGACGGCCGCCCGCGGCCGCACCGTGCTCGGCCCCGAGCTCGTCGACCGCCTCGTCGACTGGTTCCGCGAGCGCGGCGCCGCGCCGCGCGCCGACGAGCGGCCCGAGGTCGGCGGACTGACCCGGCGCGAGCGCGAGGTGCTCCAGCTCATAGGTCGCGGCATGTCCATCGACGACGTGGCGGGGGAGCTGTACATCGGCATCAGCACCGTACGCACCCACCTGCACCGCATCCGCCACAAGCTCGACCTGAAGGACCGTGCCCAGCTCGTCGCCTTCGCCTACCAGACGGGCCTCATGCGTGAAGCGGCCTGA
- a CDS encoding LysR family transcriptional regulator: MIDPRRLRILRAVADHRTVTAAAAALYLTPSAVSQQLAALEQETGHALLTRSGRGVRLTAPGEILLTHAHEVLAQLERAEAELAAYAGGTAGELTVAAFATGIAEVLAPVVTLLAERHPGIRLRVRDAEGDESLLLVLDGGADVALAVEYRGAPREDDQRLARVPLYAEPFDAVLRSSHPLAQEPHIRLEALADSDWVGPYPGNPCHDVMVLACELAGFQPRLVHSSDDFRAVIALAGAGAGVALVPRSALRGIELKDTVVRPVEGRTATRRVFAAVRRGAEDHPLIRPVLDALKEAADRLPTD; this comes from the coding sequence GTGATCGACCCCCGGCGGCTGCGCATCCTGCGCGCCGTGGCGGACCACCGCACGGTGACCGCCGCGGCCGCGGCCCTGTACCTGACCCCCTCGGCCGTCTCCCAGCAGCTCGCGGCGCTGGAACAGGAGACCGGCCACGCCCTGCTCACCCGCAGCGGCCGCGGCGTACGCCTGACGGCACCCGGCGAGATCCTCCTCACCCATGCCCACGAGGTCCTCGCCCAGCTGGAGCGCGCCGAGGCGGAACTGGCCGCGTACGCGGGCGGCACCGCCGGCGAGCTCACCGTCGCCGCCTTCGCCACCGGCATCGCCGAGGTCCTCGCCCCGGTCGTCACCCTGCTCGCCGAGCGCCATCCCGGCATCCGCCTGCGCGTGCGCGACGCCGAAGGCGACGAGAGCCTGCTCCTGGTCCTCGACGGCGGGGCCGACGTCGCCCTCGCCGTCGAATACCGCGGGGCGCCCCGCGAGGACGACCAGCGCCTGGCCCGGGTCCCTCTCTACGCCGAACCCTTCGATGCCGTCCTGCGTTCCTCCCATCCGCTCGCGCAGGAACCGCACATCCGGCTCGAAGCCCTCGCCGACAGCGACTGGGTCGGGCCTTACCCCGGCAACCCCTGCCATGACGTGATGGTCCTGGCCTGCGAACTCGCCGGGTTCCAGCCCCGCTTGGTGCACTCCTCCGACGACTTCCGCGCGGTGATCGCCCTGGCCGGCGCGGGTGCCGGAGTGGCTCTCGTGCCCCGCTCGGCCCTGCGCGGCATCGAACTCAAGGACACGGTGGTCCGCCCGGTCGAAGGCCGGACCGCCACGCGCCGCGTCTTCGCCGCGGTCCGCCGGGGCGCCGAGGACCACCCGCTCATCCGGCCGGTCCTCGACGCCCTCAAGGAAGCGGCCGACCGCCTTCCCACGGACTGA
- a CDS encoding maleylpyruvate isomerase N-terminal domain-containing protein: MSVARSGPDPVDEHGKTRAALRATAPRLARLLRDVPDLGAPSGVPVWTVGDVGAHVGAVYLAYCSAFTHEFDDWDSVLPPGDVPFVERITSVNARSIGLFDADGRGRLGDFVAERGETFLRATEGLAPDTPVVTPWYGEGMVLTLAAATGLVLSESLLHGLDIARGAGLPWTIGPEEARLVIGQAMPTMMPLALDTARARGIGIAFDLAVRGGPRLAVVIGDGTATVTRDAPPRAYDCRISAAPAAFLLVAFRRTPLWKAVARGRIRAGGRKPWLAPRLGRLITGP, encoded by the coding sequence GTGAGCGTTGCCCGCAGTGGCCCGGATCCCGTCGATGAACACGGGAAGACCCGCGCCGCGCTGCGGGCCACCGCCCCGCGCCTGGCGCGTCTGCTGCGTGACGTACCCGACCTCGGGGCGCCCTCCGGGGTACCGGTGTGGACGGTGGGCGACGTCGGCGCGCACGTGGGCGCCGTGTACCTCGCGTACTGTTCCGCCTTCACCCATGAGTTCGACGACTGGGACAGCGTCCTGCCGCCCGGCGACGTCCCGTTCGTCGAACGGATCACGAGCGTGAACGCCAGGTCGATCGGCCTCTTCGACGCGGACGGGCGCGGGCGTCTCGGCGACTTCGTGGCGGAACGGGGCGAGACGTTCCTGCGGGCCACCGAAGGACTCGCTCCGGACACCCCCGTCGTCACCCCCTGGTACGGGGAGGGGATGGTGCTGACACTGGCGGCGGCCACCGGGCTGGTGCTCAGCGAGAGCCTCCTCCACGGCCTCGACATCGCGCGCGGCGCCGGGCTGCCGTGGACGATCGGCCCCGAGGAGGCGCGACTGGTGATCGGCCAGGCGATGCCGACGATGATGCCGCTCGCCCTGGACACGGCGCGGGCCCGGGGCATCGGCATCGCCTTCGACCTCGCCGTGCGCGGTGGCCCCCGGCTGGCGGTCGTCATCGGCGACGGCACCGCCACGGTGACCCGGGACGCGCCGCCCAGGGCCTACGACTGCCGGATCTCGGCGGCGCCGGCCGCGTTCCTCCTCGTCGCCTTCCGGCGCACCCCGCTCTGGAAAGCGGTCGCGCGCGGCCGGATCCGGGCGGGCGGCCGTAAACCGTGGCTCGCCCCGCGGCTCGGCCGGCTCATCACCGGCCCCTGA
- a CDS encoding helix-turn-helix domain-containing protein: protein MLEQPSFGRRLRQLRTERGLSQAALVGDGMSTGYLSRLESGARQPTERAVTFLAERLGVRLADFVEPKADSLAQALTVATSAETDDAILELAGTLGRGIEGDRALRWQALWLLARTKHKQGERAEELAHLEELVELGDELGLPELRTRACTKLAQCLRSMGDITRAGEAAAAAYRIARDNATSVRDTAGALLALVSVEAEAGRLSDARAHADELCDLTRELSGALPIEAMWTASTVRFRQGDHTAARELLELALERMSGHDGLLLWMRLRLVAASLYLQLTPPATEAARGRLEEVEPVLGLIGTALHCQELTTLQAHLAFQEGRFEEARALHDALQGTKLRLTFRDRIKLAVLDNRLLAHEGRVDEAAENLRALGDRTHQGSNIDLAAEIWRVLAEILSADRLPSPKSAT from the coding sequence ATGCTCGAACAGCCGTCCTTCGGACGACGGCTCAGGCAACTGAGGACCGAGCGCGGCCTGTCCCAGGCCGCGCTCGTCGGTGACGGAATGTCCACCGGCTATCTGTCCCGGCTGGAGTCCGGCGCCCGGCAGCCGACCGAACGAGCCGTCACCTTCCTGGCCGAACGGCTCGGCGTGCGGCTCGCCGACTTCGTGGAGCCCAAGGCCGACTCCCTGGCCCAGGCGCTCACCGTCGCGACGTCCGCCGAGACGGACGACGCCATCCTGGAGCTCGCCGGCACCCTGGGCCGGGGCATCGAAGGGGACCGGGCCCTGCGCTGGCAGGCCCTGTGGCTGCTGGCCAGGACCAAGCACAAGCAGGGCGAACGGGCGGAGGAGCTCGCCCACCTGGAGGAGCTCGTCGAACTCGGCGACGAGCTCGGCCTCCCCGAACTGCGCACCCGCGCCTGCACCAAGCTCGCCCAGTGCCTGCGGTCCATGGGCGACATCACCCGCGCCGGCGAGGCCGCGGCGGCCGCGTACCGCATCGCACGCGACAACGCCACGTCCGTACGCGACACCGCGGGTGCCCTGCTGGCGCTGGTGTCCGTGGAGGCCGAGGCCGGGCGCCTGTCGGACGCGCGGGCCCACGCGGACGAACTGTGCGATCTCACGCGCGAGTTGAGCGGCGCACTGCCCATCGAGGCCATGTGGACGGCCTCGACCGTGCGCTTCCGGCAGGGCGACCACACGGCCGCCCGCGAGCTGCTCGAACTGGCCCTGGAGCGCATGAGCGGCCACGACGGCCTCCTGCTGTGGATGCGCCTGCGGCTGGTCGCGGCCTCCCTCTACCTCCAGCTCACCCCGCCCGCCACCGAGGCCGCGCGCGGCCGCCTGGAGGAGGTCGAGCCCGTGCTCGGCCTGATCGGCACCGCCCTGCACTGCCAGGAACTGACCACGCTCCAGGCGCACCTCGCCTTCCAGGAAGGGCGGTTCGAGGAGGCGCGCGCCCTCCACGACGCCCTCCAGGGCACGAAGCTGCGCCTGACGTTCCGCGACCGGATCAAGCTGGCCGTCCTGGACAACCGGCTCCTCGCCCACGAAGGCCGCGTCGACGAGGCCGCGGAGAACCTCCGCGCGCTGGGCGACCGGACCCACCAGGGGTCCAACATCGACCTGGCGGCGGAGATCTGGCGCGTCCTGGCGGAGATCCTCTCCGCCGACCGGCTGCCGTCGCCGAAGAGCGCGACCTGA
- a CDS encoding MbtH family protein — protein sequence MTTAEEADSTICSVVVNDEEQYSIWPAGNPVPAGWRPTGFQGGKAECLAHVAEIWLDMRPLSLRRASADAA from the coding sequence ATGACAACAGCCGAGGAAGCTGATTCCACCATCTGCTCCGTCGTCGTCAACGACGAGGAGCAGTACTCCATTTGGCCCGCCGGGAATCCCGTTCCCGCCGGCTGGCGCCCCACCGGATTCCAGGGCGGGAAAGCCGAATGCCTCGCCCACGTGGCGGAGATCTGGCTGGACATGCGTCCGCTGAGCCTGCGCCGGGCGTCCGCCGACGCCGCCTGA